In one Thermincola ferriacetica genomic region, the following are encoded:
- a CDS encoding AMP-binding protein, whose amino-acid sequence MSGTDITKANEILNITVGDLLDKQAQTYPDNEALVYADRGLRYTYAQFNEVCRLAAKGFMKLGIKKGDHVAIWATNVPEWVISQFAVGKMGAVLVTVNTNYKVFELEYLLKQSDSTTLILIDGWRDSSYTGMITELCPELQECKPGELKSARLPLLKNVIYIGENCPPGMISWNEMMEMGKSVSDEELDARQRSLDPDDVINMQYTSGTTGFPKGVMLTHKNIVNNAIAVADCMNFSHKDRLCIPVPLFHCFGCVLGTMTCVVSGATMVPLVSYNPVQVLQTIEKERCTAVHGVPTMFIAELNLPNFDKYDLSSLRTGIMAGSPCPIETMKQVMERMGMKEVTITYGQTEASPAITMTRVDDPIELRVTTVGRSIPGVEVKIVNPETGEEVPRGVQGELCARGYNVMKGYYKMPEATHAAIDEDGWLHTGDLAVMDENGYCKITGRVKDMIIRGGENIYPREIEEFLYTHPKILDVQVVGVPDVKYGEEVMAWIRLREGVEMTEEEVREFCKGRIAQYKHPRYIKFVEEFPMTASGKIQKYKLREMAIEEYNLQDAANIETA is encoded by the coding sequence TTGAGTGGAACAGACATTACCAAGGCAAATGAAATTCTGAATATTACGGTGGGAGATTTGCTGGACAAACAGGCCCAAACCTATCCTGATAACGAGGCTCTGGTATATGCAGACAGAGGGTTGCGTTATACATACGCCCAGTTTAACGAAGTTTGCCGGCTGGCGGCAAAGGGTTTCATGAAGTTGGGAATTAAAAAGGGCGACCATGTGGCGATTTGGGCCACTAATGTACCGGAATGGGTGATCAGTCAGTTCGCTGTCGGCAAAATGGGTGCTGTACTGGTGACTGTCAATACTAACTACAAAGTCTTTGAGCTGGAATACCTGCTGAAGCAATCGGATTCCACCACGCTCATATTGATTGATGGTTGGCGGGATTCCAGTTATACAGGCATGATTACGGAATTATGCCCGGAACTGCAAGAATGTAAACCGGGCGAACTTAAATCTGCCCGGCTTCCCTTGTTAAAAAACGTGATTTACATCGGTGAAAACTGTCCGCCGGGGATGATTTCATGGAATGAAATGATGGAAATGGGGAAATCGGTTTCTGATGAGGAACTGGATGCAAGGCAGCGTTCCCTGGACCCTGATGATGTAATTAACATGCAGTACACTTCCGGTACAACCGGTTTTCCGAAGGGAGTAATGCTAACCCATAAAAACATTGTCAATAATGCCATAGCGGTTGCCGACTGCATGAACTTTTCCCATAAGGACCGCCTCTGTATCCCGGTACCCCTGTTCCACTGTTTTGGCTGTGTCCTGGGCACCATGACCTGCGTTGTATCAGGAGCCACCATGGTACCGCTGGTATCCTATAATCCTGTGCAGGTGCTGCAGACTATCGAAAAGGAACGCTGCACGGCCGTCCACGGGGTACCAACCATGTTTATTGCTGAATTAAACCTGCCCAATTTTGACAAATATGACCTCAGTTCCCTGCGGACGGGGATTATGGCCGGTTCGCCCTGCCCCATTGAAACGATGAAGCAGGTTATGGAACGGATGGGCATGAAGGAAGTTACCATTACTTACGGTCAGACAGAGGCTTCCCCGGCTATTACCATGACCAGGGTAGACGACCCGATTGAACTCAGGGTGACCACCGTGGGGCGGAGTATTCCCGGTGTAGAAGTGAAAATTGTGAATCCCGAAACGGGGGAAGAAGTGCCCAGGGGTGTACAGGGCGAACTTTGCGCCAGGGGCTACAATGTAATGAAGGGTTATTACAAGATGCCGGAAGCGACCCATGCCGCCATTGACGAAGATGGATGGCTCCATACGGGAGACCTTGCTGTCATGGATGAAAACGGGTACTGCAAAATAACCGGCCGGGTGAAAGACATGATTATCCGCGGAGGGGAAAATATTTACCCGCGGGAGATAGAAGAATTTCTCTATACCCACCCCAAGATACTGGATGTGCAAGTTGTCGGTGTACCTGATGTTAAATACGGCGAGGAAGTTATGGCGTGGATTAGGCTGCGCGAAGGGGTGGAGATGACGGAGGAGGAAGTCAGGGAGTTTTGCAAAGGGCGTATCGCCCAGTACAAACACCCCCGGTATATAAAATTTGTCGAAGAGTTTCCAATGACGGCCAGCGGAAAAATCCAGAAATACAAGCTTCGTGAGATGGCCATCGAGGAATATAACCTGCAGGATGCGGCAAATATAGAAACAGCTTAA
- a CDS encoding HD-GYP domain-containing protein → MFFFYGIPTIYAGLVYNCSGAFNAAAVSLALHLLASWPGFKTWYKSGQVELLVIEGIFIVVAYLLSCLFITKILINERENQQKLLAMADINAQVARELAQANRQISQLYTHTIQALAAAIDAKDPYTKGHSERVTNYAVAVARELKLPEKDIRNIFYAAILHDIGKIGISEIILKKPGPLTSAEFKEIKKHPEIGATILSSVPFLEEVIPIVLYHHEYYDGGGYPAGLKGEEIPLGARIISVVDAFDAITTDRPYRKGYSKQSALADIVKGSGIQFDPKIIEVFSKVLEADNIEADLAEVAASVRY, encoded by the coding sequence ATGTTCTTTTTTTATGGGATCCCCACCATTTATGCGGGGCTGGTATATAACTGTTCCGGCGCTTTTAATGCTGCGGCCGTATCACTTGCTCTGCATCTGCTAGCTTCCTGGCCCGGGTTTAAAACGTGGTACAAGTCCGGTCAGGTCGAACTGCTCGTTATTGAAGGCATTTTTATCGTTGTTGCTTACCTGTTAAGCTGTTTATTTATCACAAAAATTTTAATTAACGAGCGGGAAAACCAGCAAAAACTTTTAGCGATGGCCGATATCAATGCCCAGGTGGCAAGGGAGCTGGCTCAGGCTAACCGGCAGATCAGCCAACTATATACCCATACTATTCAGGCTTTGGCTGCTGCAATCGATGCAAAGGACCCATATACCAAAGGGCATTCAGAACGGGTAACCAATTATGCCGTTGCAGTGGCCCGGGAATTGAAACTGCCTGAAAAAGATATCCGGAATATTTTTTATGCTGCTATCCTGCATGACATAGGCAAGATAGGGATAAGTGAAATTATCCTCAAAAAACCGGGTCCGCTGACTTCGGCTGAATTTAAGGAAATTAAAAAACATCCGGAAATCGGCGCCACCATTCTTTCTTCCGTTCCTTTTCTGGAAGAAGTAATTCCTATTGTTTTATACCATCATGAATATTATGACGGCGGTGGGTATCCGGCCGGGTTAAAAGGAGAAGAAATTCCTCTGGGGGCTCGAATTATTTCGGTCGTTGACGCTTTTGATGCCATCACTACGGACCGGCCCTATAGAAAGGGTTATAGCAAACAAAGCGCCTTGGCCGACATTGTCAAAGGCAGCGGTATTCAGTTTGACCCGAAGATAATTGAGGTCTTCTCAAAGGTTCTGGAAGCTGATAATATAGAGGCAGACCTGGCGGAAGTTGCTGCATCTGTCCGCTATTAA
- the rsfS gene encoding ribosome silencing factor: MADNTQELIYAAIRAAEDKKARDLVVLDLTDISPVCDYFLICSGNSSTQVQAIAENIKDKLREKDADFLRIEGMKDAHWILMDYGTFVVHIFQEEDRDFYNLEHLWADAKVVDF; this comes from the coding sequence TTGGCAGATAATACTCAGGAATTGATTTACGCGGCTATCCGGGCTGCGGAAGACAAAAAGGCCAGGGACCTTGTGGTTTTGGACTTAACAGATATTTCTCCCGTTTGTGATTACTTTTTAATTTGCAGCGGAAATTCTTCTACCCAGGTACAGGCAATTGCAGAAAACATAAAAGATAAACTAAGAGAAAAAGATGCTGACTTTTTGCGGATCGAAGGGATGAAAGATGCCCATTGGATATTAATGGATTACGGAACTTTTGTGGTACACATTTTTCAGGAAGAAGACCGCGACTTCTATAATTTGGAACATCTTTGGGCGGATGCGAAAGTGGTAGATTTTTAA
- the yqeK gene encoding bis(5'-nucleosyl)-tetraphosphatase (symmetrical) YqeK — MIDGIDLEKLRRMMDDHRFRHTIGVLKTAEQMARCFHIDLDKARIAAVLHDCARNRSALELLDLSAGFKLSVDFLERQVPDLLHGKVGAEIARREFGVQDEEILNAIRRHTLGDENMTTLDKVIFVADMIEPGRQFPGVDRLRELAAKNLDAAVLAGLNSTLNYVIAKNGIIHPKSIEARNALILSGAGQKTP; from the coding sequence ATGATTGACGGTATTGACCTCGAAAAACTACGGCGGATGATGGACGACCACCGGTTTCGTCATACCATTGGCGTGTTAAAAACGGCTGAACAGATGGCCAGGTGTTTTCATATTGACTTAGATAAGGCCCGTATTGCTGCTGTTTTACATGATTGTGCCAGGAACCGAAGCGCCCTGGAACTGCTGGATTTAAGCGCCGGGTTTAAACTGTCAGTTGATTTCTTGGAGAGGCAGGTTCCTGACCTGCTGCACGGAAAAGTGGGGGCGGAAATAGCCCGGCGGGAATTTGGTGTGCAAGACGAAGAAATATTAAACGCTATTCGCCGCCATACCCTGGGAGACGAAAATATGACTACACTGGATAAGGTCATTTTTGTGGCTGATATGATAGAACCGGGACGCCAGTTTCCAGGGGTAGACAGGCTAAGAGAGCTGGCGGCAAAAAATTTGGACGCAGCCGTGCTGGCCGGGCTTAACTCCACCTTGAATTATGTCATCGCCAAAAACGGAATTATTCATCCCAAAAGTATCGAGGCCCGTAATGCCCTTATACTTTCCGGGGCGGGACAGAAGACCCCTTGA
- a CDS encoding RNA recognition motif domain-containing protein, translating into MVRTLYVGNLPWATKPEELAEAFAAHGKVVGSRIITDRETGRSRGFGFVEVEDEDADRLIAEMNGKEFNGRVLTVNEAKPRGEGAQ; encoded by the coding sequence TTGGTGCGGACCCTTTATGTCGGAAATTTGCCTTGGGCTACCAAGCCGGAAGAATTAGCGGAAGCTTTTGCCGCTCACGGTAAGGTAGTTGGCAGTAGAATAATAACTGACCGCGAGACCGGAAGGTCGCGAGGCTTTGGATTTGTAGAAGTAGAAGACGAAGATGCAGACAGGTTAATTGCAGAGATGAACGGCAAAGAATTTAATGGCCGGGTTCTTACTGTTAATGAGGCCAAGCCCAGAGGCGAAGGAGCCCAATAG
- the nadD gene encoding nicotinate-nucleotide adenylyltransferase: MIQANERRIGLMGGTFNPIHLGHLIIAEFARHRFGLEKVIFIPAKEPPHKEHEKLLQAEHRCEMVRLAVESNPYFEVSREELDRQGLSYSVDTVKKFYELFGSGTQLYFILGADAMLEITTWKNVDKVMKLCYFAAATRPGYTLAEMRRQIEGLPPSFQGRIFTFEIPRIDISSTDIRHYIKNGEPIKYLVPECVEKYIERHKLYR, from the coding sequence ATGATACAAGCTAATGAAAGAAGAATTGGATTGATGGGAGGAACTTTTAACCCGATACACCTTGGCCATTTGATAATTGCTGAATTTGCCAGGCATCGGTTTGGCCTGGAAAAAGTAATTTTTATACCGGCCAAAGAACCTCCGCATAAAGAACATGAAAAGTTGCTTCAGGCAGAACACCGCTGCGAAATGGTACGTTTGGCTGTTGAGTCAAACCCCTATTTCGAGGTTTCCAGGGAAGAATTGGACCGGCAGGGTCTTTCCTACTCCGTTGATACTGTAAAAAAGTTTTACGAACTGTTTGGTAGCGGGACGCAGCTTTATTTTATTCTCGGCGCCGACGCCATGTTGGAAATAACGACCTGGAAAAATGTTGATAAAGTAATGAAACTGTGTTATTTTGCCGCAGCTACCAGACCGGGGTATACTTTAGCTGAAATGCGCAGGCAGATAGAAGGATTGCCGCCGTCATTTCAGGGTAGAATCTTTACCTTTGAAATACCCCGGATTGATATTTCTTCCACGGATATACGGCATTATATTAAAAATGGTGAACCTATTAAATACCTTGTCCCTGAATGCGTGGAAAAATACATCGAGAGGCATAAACTGTACAGGTAA
- a CDS encoding glutamate-5-semialdehyde dehydrogenase, translated as MMVKEKVIAQAQKAKEAARKLGHLSSAVKDKALMAMADALEARTDDILEANSIDMQAGREKKLSTALLDRLLLTNDRVKEMADGLRAIAALPDPVGEVIHMWKRPNGLQIGKIRVPVGVIGLIYEARPNVTVDAAGLCLKTGNAVLLRGGSEAFNSNKRIAEIIADAATSAGIPAGAIQLIETTDREAVNVMLKLNEYIDILIPRGGAGLIQTVVQNATVPVIETGVGNCHVYIDNEADLDMAMNIVINAKTQRPGVCNAMETLLVHEEVADKVLPPLLNKLRDEYNVEIRGCEKTKAIVPWVKDATEEDYYTEFLDLILAVKVVRDMDEAIDHIYKYGTKHSEAIITNNYNKSRRFTEEVDAAAVYVNASTRFTDGFQFGYGAEIGISTQKLHARGPMGLPELTTTKYIIFGNGQVRG; from the coding sequence TGGCTATGGCAGATGCTTTGGAAGCCAGAACGGATGACATTTTGGAAGCCAATAGCATTGATATGCAGGCCGGCCGTGAAAAGAAACTGTCCACGGCCCTTTTGGACAGGCTGTTGCTAACCAACGACAGAGTTAAGGAAATGGCGGATGGATTAAGGGCTATTGCCGCTCTGCCGGACCCCGTTGGAGAAGTTATTCATATGTGGAAACGGCCCAATGGACTTCAGATAGGTAAAATCAGAGTGCCGGTAGGGGTTATCGGCTTGATCTACGAAGCAAGGCCCAACGTAACAGTAGACGCGGCGGGGCTGTGTCTGAAAACGGGAAATGCCGTTTTGTTAAGAGGCGGATCAGAGGCTTTCAATTCCAACAAGCGGATAGCTGAAATTATTGCTGATGCCGCCACTTCTGCCGGTATTCCTGCGGGCGCTATCCAGTTAATTGAAACCACCGATCGGGAAGCCGTGAATGTCATGCTTAAATTAAACGAATACATTGACATCCTCATTCCCCGCGGCGGAGCGGGACTGATTCAAACGGTGGTACAAAATGCCACGGTACCTGTTATTGAAACGGGGGTAGGCAACTGTCACGTATATATCGATAATGAAGCCGACCTGGATATGGCCATGAATATCGTTATTAATGCCAAGACACAGCGGCCCGGCGTTTGCAATGCCATGGAAACACTGCTTGTGCACGAAGAGGTGGCCGATAAAGTTTTACCGCCGTTGCTCAACAAATTGAGGGATGAATATAATGTGGAAATCAGGGGTTGTGAAAAAACAAAAGCGATTGTTCCCTGGGTTAAAGACGCCACAGAAGAAGATTATTATACAGAATTTCTTGATTTGATTCTGGCCGTAAAAGTTGTGCGGGATATGGATGAAGCAATAGACCATATCTATAAATACGGGACTAAGCATTCAGAGGCCATTATTACCAACAATTACAATAAGAGCCGCCGGTTTACGGAGGAAGTCGATGCAGCGGCTGTCTATGTCAATGCTTCCACCCGGTTTACCGACGGTTTCCAGTTCGGTTACGGTGCCGAGATCGGTATCAGTACCCAGAAGCTCCATGCCCGCGGCCCCATGGGCCTGCCCGAGTTAACAACAACAAAGTATATTATTTTTGGCAATGGACAGGTGAGGGGTTAA